TTATCCTCATCGCAGGTCGTTATGAAGGCATTGACGAGCGTTTTATTGAAGCTCATGTCGATGAAGAGTGGTCGATTGGCGACTATGTACTTTCCGGTGGCGAGCTGCCGGCGATGGTCCTGATAGATGCGGTTACGCGGCTGCTGCCTGGAGCTTTAGGGCATGCGGACTCTGCGGAGGAAGATTCCTTCACAGATGGTCTGCTGGATTGCCCGCACTACACCCGACCGGAGGTGTATGCGGATCAGCGTGTTCCCGACGTGTTGCTAAGTGGCAATCACGCACATATCCGGCGTTGGCGTTTACAGCAGTCCCTTGGGCGGACCTATGAACGACGACCCGATCTTCTGGAAAGCCGCTCGCTTTCTGGAGAAGAGAAAAAGCTGCTGGCGGAATATATTCGCGAGCGGGACGATAGTTAACGTATCGATGGTAGATCTTGATGATCTGCCTTAGGAGCACAGCATGACTAACAAAATCATTCTGCAACTCGAAGCTGAGCAGATGACTAAAGAGATCCCTCCCTTTGCCCCGGGCGACACTGTTGTCGTTCAGGTGAAAGTGAAGGAAGGCGACCGTTCGCGTCTGCAAGCGTTCGAAGGCGTAGTAATTGCCAAGCGTAACCGTGGTGTAAACAGTGCTTTCACTGTTCGTAAAATCTCCAACGGTGTTGGCGTTGAGCGTACTTTCCAGACCTACAGCCCGCAAATCGACAGTATGGCTGTGAAACGTCGCGGTGACGTTCGCAAAGCCAAGTTGTACTACCTGCGTGACCTGTCCGGTAAAGCAGCTCGCATCAAAGAAAAACTGTCCTGATTTCAGTTTTTCCCGATGTAAAAAAGCAGCCTAAGGGCTGCTTTTTTGTTGACCGAATAAAAGTCTCTACAGACATACAGAGAGATCGCTCTACGCTCTCATTTGTGAAAAACTCCCGCTATTATTTTTCGCAGAATCCGTCACCCCCATGCCCGCCATCGACCACCCTTTGATCGACCGTTTTCTAGACACCTTGTGGTTGGAAAAAGGCCTGTCGGATAACACCCGCGATGCGTATCGCAGCGACCTGGCTTTGTTCAATGGCTGGCTTCAGGAGCACGGTATCGAGCTCGATCAGGCCGGTCGTGAACTTATCCTGGATCACTTGGCATGGCGCTTGGAGAAAGCCTACAAGCCGCGTTCAACAGCTCGCTTTCTTTCAGGGGTTCGCGGTTTCTATCGGTACCTGTTGCGCGAAAAGATGATTCAGATCGATCCAACGTTACGCATCGACATGCCCCAGTTGGGTCGTCCGTTACCAAAATCAATGTCCGAAGCTGACGTTGAAGCGTTACTGGCCGCACCGGACCAGAGCGAAGCCATCGGTCAACGCGACCGGGCCATGCTCGAGGTACTCTATGCCTGCGGGCTACGTGTCACTGAGTTGATTGGCTTGACCCTTGAGCAAGTTAATCTGCGTCAAGGTGTTGTGCGTGTGATGGGCAAAGGCAGTAAGGAGCGCCTGGTGCCGATGGGGGAGGAGGCAATCATCTGGATTGAGCGCTACCTGCGTGATGCCCGTTCAGAGTTATTGAACGGGCGCCCTAGCGACGTTTTATTCCCCAGTCTGCGCGGTGAGCAAATGACCCGGCAAACGTTTTGGCATCGGATCAAGCAACACGCTATGGTCGCTGGCATCAGTAATTCGTTGTCACCGCACACCCTACGTCACGCGTTTGCGACTCATTTGCTCAACCACGGCGCCGACCTGCGCGTGGTCCAGATGTTATTGGGACACAGCGATTTATCCACCACGCAAATCTACACCCATGTGGCGCGCGCTCGGTTGCAAGAAATGCACGCCAAGCATCATCCGCGAGGATAAACACCCGCTTTCCTCGGTCGGTCCCACATCAGCCGAAGTCGGCCTCACAGCCCTTATGTGATAGGCTTTGCCGGTTAGCAAATTGGGCATCACTAAAACGCCTTCGGTCCTCCGCGATCGCCGTTATTAGCTCCCCATAGACCATCGCCCGAGGAGTCCCCATGCGCGTGCCCCAGATTTTCGCCGCTGCAGCTATTGTGTTGGCCAGTTCATTTAGTATGTTTGCCTTGGCTGATGATGCCGCCGATAAAGCCATCCGTAAAACCCTCGACACACTGAAGCTCGATGTGCCGATCGATAGTATTGCGGCCAGCCCGCTGAATGATTTGTACGAAGTGAAACTCCAGGGCGGCCGCGTGCTGTATGCCAGCGCTGACGGCCAGTTCGTGATGCAAGGTTATTTGTTTCAGATGCAGGACGGTAAGCCGGTCAACCTGACCGAGAAAGCCGAGCGTCTGGCTATTTCAAAAACAATCAATGGTATTCCTACAGCTGAGATGGTCGTCTACCCCGCCATCGGTGAAACCAAGTCGCATATCACCGTATTCACTGACACCACCTGCCCTTACTGCCACAAACTGCATGCCGAAGTGCCGGAGCTGAACCGCTTGGGCATCGAAGTTCGCTATCTGGCCTTCCCGCGTCAGGGGTTAGGTTCACCAGGCGACGAGCAGCTGCAAGCGGTTTGGTGTTCCAAGGACAAGAAAAGCGCCATGAACCGTATGGTTGAGGGCAAAAACATAGACTCGGTGAAATGCGCTAATCCTGTTTCCAAGCAATACGCCATGGGCCAGTCTATTGGGGTGAATGGTACTCCGGCCATCGTGCTGGCAGACGGCCAAGTCATTCCCGGTTATCAACCAGCACCGCAAGTGGCCAAATTGGCGTTGAGCGCAAAATAATCCTGACATGCAGGGATAACCTCTGACGGTCAAGAGCGTGCGAATCATTAGCCGCTTCATTAATAGAGCCACCTCGCAGCAGGTGGCGGTTTTCGCGGCCGGCCTTGCGTCGGCCGTTTTATGGGGAGTTCATAGTGAAACCGGTCAAAGTAGGCATCTGTGGGCTTGGTACTGTCGGTGGCGGCACCTTTAACGTGCTTCAACGTAACGCTGAGGAAATTGCTCGTCGTGCCGGGCGTGGCATTGAAGTTGCGCAAATTGGCCTGCGTCGGCCAAATCCTAATTGCCAGGTAACCGGTATCCCTACGACCGCTGATGTTTTTGCCGTGGCCACCAACCCCGAAATCGATATTGTTATCGAACTGATCGGGGGTTATACCGTTGCCCGCGAACTGGTGCTCAAAGCCATTGAAAATGGCAAGCACGTTGTAACTGCCAATAAAGCCCTGATCGCCGTGCACGGTAACGAGATTTTTGCCAAAGCTCGCGAAAAGGGCGTAATCGTAGCGTTCGAAGCCGCAGTGGCTGGCGGCATTCCCGTGATCAAGGCGATTCGCGAAGGCCTTGCAGCTAACCGTATCAACTGGGTGGCCGGGATCATCAACGGCACGGGTAATTTTATTCTCACCGAAATGCGTGAGAAGGGTCGCACCTTTCCTGATGTGCTGGCGGAAGCTCAGGCATTGGGCTACGCCGAAGCTGATCCGACCTTTGACGTTGAAGGTATTGACGCTGCGCATAAGCTGACAATTCTTGCGTCCATTGCTTTCGGTATTCCGTTGCAGTTCGACAAGGCTTACACCGAGGGCATTACCAAGCTGACCACTGCGGACGTGAACTACGCCGAAGCGCTGGGTTACCGCATCAAACACCTGGGCGTGGCACGCAGCACCGCCGCAGGTATCGAGTTGCGGGTGCACCCGACCCTGATCCCTGCTGACCGTCTGATTGCTAACGTCAATGGTGTGATGAACGCAGTGATGGTCAATGGTGATGCGGCAGGCTCGACCTTGTTCTATGGCGCCGGCGCCGGTATGGAACCCACCGCATCATCAGTGATTGCTGATCTGGTCGACGTGGTTCGTGCCATGACCTGCGACCCTGAAAACCGCGTGCCGCACCTGGCTTTCCAGCCAGACTCGCTGTCCGCGCATCCGATTCTGCCGATCGAAGCCTGTGAAAGCGCTTATTACTTGCGTATTCAGGCCAAGGATCACCCCGGCGTCCTGGCGCAAGTGGCGAGTATTCTGTCGGAGCGCGGAATTAACATCGAGTCGATCATGCAGAAAGAAGTCGAAGAACACGACGGCCTGGTGCCGATGATTCTGTTGACTCACAGTGTGCTGGAGCAACGCATGAACGATGCCATTAAGGCACTGGAAGCGTTGCACGACGTGGTTGGACCGGTGGTTCGTATCCGCGTGGAGCATTTGAACTAGGCAGCAGCAAGCTACAACAAAAGCAAATCAACATCGCGGCAAGTTTCACGCCGCAAGCTGCAAGTAGAAGCCAAGCTGCTTTAACTTGTAGCTTGTAGCTTGTAGCTTGCAGCTCAAACCGAAGGTTGCCCCCATGCGCTACATCAGTACCCGCGGCCAAGCGCCCGCGCTGAATTTCGAAGACGTGCTGCTTACTGGCCTTGCCAGCGATGGCGGCCTGTATGTGCCGGAAAACCTGCCGCGCTTTACCCAGGAAGAAATCGCCTCTTGGGCGGGCCTGGCGTATCACGAGCTGGCTTTTCGGGTGATGCGGCCCTTTGTCAGCGGCAGCATTCCAGATGCCGATTTCAAAAAAATTCTTGAAGAAACCTATTCGTCGGGAGAAAACGGCGTGTTTGCCCACGGCGGTATTGCGCCTCTGCGCCCGCTGAACGGCAACGAGTGGGTGCTTGAACTGTTCCATGGTCCGACCCTGGCGTTCAAGGACTTCGCCCTGCAACTGCTCGGGCGTTTGCTCGACTACGTGCTAGCCAAGCGTGGCGAACGGGTGGTGATTCTCGGCGCGACCTCCGGCGATACCGGCTCTGCTGCTATCGAAGGCTGCCGTCGTTGCGACAACGTCGACATTTTCATCCTGCACCCGAACAAACGGGTGTCTGAAGTTCAGCGTCGGCAGATGACCACCATTGCGGGCGAGAACATTCACAACATCGCCATCGAAGGTAACTTCGATGACTGCCAGGAAATGGTCAAGGCCAGCTTTGCCGATCAGGGCTTCCTGAAGGGGACGCGCCTGGTGGCGGTCAACTCGATCAACTGGGCGCGGATCATGGCCCAGATCGTCTACTACTTTCACGCAGCCTTGCAACTTGGTGGCCCGGCGCGGTCAGTGGCGTTCTCAGTCCCAACAGGTAATTTTGGCGACATTTTCGCGGGTTATCTTGCGCGTAACATGGGCTTGCCGATCAGCCAACTGATCGTGGCTACCAACCGCAATGACATTCTTCACCGCTTTATGAGCGGCAATCAGTACACCAAGGAAACCTTGCACGCGACGTTGTCGCCGTCCATGGACATCATGGTTTCGTCGAACTTTGAACGCTTGTTGTTCGATATGCATGGACGTAACGGCGCATCTATTGCGGGCTTGATGGATACGTTCAAGCAAAGTGGCGCCTTTAGCGTCGATGCAGAGCGCTGGACCGAAACCCGCAAACTG
The nucleotide sequence above comes from Pseudomonas sp. AB6. Encoded proteins:
- the trmD gene encoding tRNA (guanosine(37)-N1)-methyltransferase TrmD; amino-acid sequence: MASLRVEVISLFPEMFSAISDYGITSRAVKQGLLQLTCWNPRDYTTDRHHTVDDRPFGGGPGMVMKIKPLEDALVQARHAAGDAAKVIYLSPQGRQLTQSAVRELAQGEAFILIAGRYEGIDERFIEAHVDEEWSIGDYVLSGGELPAMVLIDAVTRLLPGALGHADSAEEDSFTDGLLDCPHYTRPEVYADQRVPDVLLSGNHAHIRRWRLQQSLGRTYERRPDLLESRSLSGEEKKLLAEYIRERDDS
- the rplS gene encoding 50S ribosomal protein L19, with the translated sequence MTNKIILQLEAEQMTKEIPPFAPGDTVVVQVKVKEGDRSRLQAFEGVVIAKRNRGVNSAFTVRKISNGVGVERTFQTYSPQIDSMAVKRRGDVRKAKLYYLRDLSGKAARIKEKLS
- the xerD gene encoding site-specific tyrosine recombinase XerD, giving the protein MPAIDHPLIDRFLDTLWLEKGLSDNTRDAYRSDLALFNGWLQEHGIELDQAGRELILDHLAWRLEKAYKPRSTARFLSGVRGFYRYLLREKMIQIDPTLRIDMPQLGRPLPKSMSEADVEALLAAPDQSEAIGQRDRAMLEVLYACGLRVTELIGLTLEQVNLRQGVVRVMGKGSKERLVPMGEEAIIWIERYLRDARSELLNGRPSDVLFPSLRGEQMTRQTFWHRIKQHAMVAGISNSLSPHTLRHAFATHLLNHGADLRVVQMLLGHSDLSTTQIYTHVARARLQEMHAKHHPRG
- the dsbC gene encoding bifunctional protein-disulfide isomerase/oxidoreductase DsbC, which produces MRVPQIFAAAAIVLASSFSMFALADDAADKAIRKTLDTLKLDVPIDSIAASPLNDLYEVKLQGGRVLYASADGQFVMQGYLFQMQDGKPVNLTEKAERLAISKTINGIPTAEMVVYPAIGETKSHITVFTDTTCPYCHKLHAEVPELNRLGIEVRYLAFPRQGLGSPGDEQLQAVWCSKDKKSAMNRMVEGKNIDSVKCANPVSKQYAMGQSIGVNGTPAIVLADGQVIPGYQPAPQVAKLALSAK
- a CDS encoding homoserine dehydrogenase encodes the protein MKPVKVGICGLGTVGGGTFNVLQRNAEEIARRAGRGIEVAQIGLRRPNPNCQVTGIPTTADVFAVATNPEIDIVIELIGGYTVARELVLKAIENGKHVVTANKALIAVHGNEIFAKAREKGVIVAFEAAVAGGIPVIKAIREGLAANRINWVAGIINGTGNFILTEMREKGRTFPDVLAEAQALGYAEADPTFDVEGIDAAHKLTILASIAFGIPLQFDKAYTEGITKLTTADVNYAEALGYRIKHLGVARSTAAGIELRVHPTLIPADRLIANVNGVMNAVMVNGDAAGSTLFYGAGAGMEPTASSVIADLVDVVRAMTCDPENRVPHLAFQPDSLSAHPILPIEACESAYYLRIQAKDHPGVLAQVASILSERGINIESIMQKEVEEHDGLVPMILLTHSVLEQRMNDAIKALEALHDVVGPVVRIRVEHLN
- the thrC gene encoding threonine synthase, which encodes MRYISTRGQAPALNFEDVLLTGLASDGGLYVPENLPRFTQEEIASWAGLAYHELAFRVMRPFVSGSIPDADFKKILEETYSSGENGVFAHGGIAPLRPLNGNEWVLELFHGPTLAFKDFALQLLGRLLDYVLAKRGERVVILGATSGDTGSAAIEGCRRCDNVDIFILHPNKRVSEVQRRQMTTIAGENIHNIAIEGNFDDCQEMVKASFADQGFLKGTRLVAVNSINWARIMAQIVYYFHAALQLGGPARSVAFSVPTGNFGDIFAGYLARNMGLPISQLIVATNRNDILHRFMSGNQYTKETLHATLSPSMDIMVSSNFERLLFDMHGRNGASIAGLMDTFKQSGAFSVDAERWTETRKLFDSLAVSDEETCETIAEVFANTGEVLDPHTAIGVKAARDCRRSLDTPMVILGTAHPVKFPEAVDKAGVGKALELPAHLSDLFVREEKYTVLPNDLKAVHDFVAQHGNRGAPL